From the Camarhynchus parvulus chromosome 13, STF_HiC, whole genome shotgun sequence genome, one window contains:
- the G3BP1 gene encoding ras GTPase-activating protein-binding protein 1 isoform X2, translating to MVMEKPSPLLVGREFVRQYYTLLNQAPDYLHRFYGKNSSYVHGGLDSNGKPADAVYGQSDIHKKVLSLNFKDCHTKIRHVDAHATLNDGVVVQVMGELSNNMQPVRRFMQTFVLAPEGSVANKFYVHNDIFRYQDEVFGDSDTEPPEESEEEGEEPEERQQTPEAVPDDSGAYYEQAVSNDIEEHLEETAAEAEPEPEAEPEQEPEPEVQEEKSEPVLEESAPEETVEKSPSPAPADPAPAVQEDSRTFSWASVTSKNLPPSGAVPVSGIPPHVVKVPVSQPRPEAKPESQTPPQRPQRDQRVREQRTSIPPQRGPRPIREGEQGDVETRRIVRYPDSHQLFVGNLPHDVDKSELKDFFQSYGNVVELRINSGGKLPNFGFVVFDDPEPVQKILSNRPIMFRGEVRLNVEEKKTRAAREGDRRDNRPRGPGGTRGGLGGGIRGPPRGGMSQKPGFGAGRGIGQRQ from the exons ATGGTGATGGAGAAGCCAAGTCCCCTGCTGGTCGGGCGGGAGTTCGTGAGGCAGTACTATACCCTGCTGAACCAAGCACCTGACTATTTGCACAG GTTTTATGGAAAGAACTCTTCCTATGTCCACGGTGGCTTGGATTCCAATGGAAAACCAGCTGATGCAGTCTATGGGCAATCT GATATCCACAAGAAGGTGCTGTCACTAAACTTCAAGGATTGCCACACAAAGATCCGTCACGTGGACGCCCACGCCACCCTCAACGACGGCGTGGTGGTGCAGGTGATGGGGGAGCTCTCCAATAACATGCAGCCCGTGCGCAGGTTCATGCAGACCTTCGTGCTTGCTCCTGAG GGCTCTGTTGCAAACAAGTTCTATGTCCACAACGATATCTTCCGCTACCAGGACGAGGTTTTTGGGGACTCTGATACTGAGCCTCCAGAGG AAtcagaggaggaaggggaggaacCTGAGGAAAGACAGCAGACACCTGAGGCTGTTCCTGATGATAGTGGTGCTTATTATGAGCAGGCTGTCAg CAATGACATTGAGGAACATCTGGAAGAgacagctgcagaggcagagcctgagccagAGGCAGAGCCTGAACAGGAACCTGAACCAGAGGTGCAGGAAGAAAAGTCTGAGCCAGTATTAGAGGAATCTGCTCCAGAAGAGACTGTGGAAAAgagtccttctccagctcctgctgatccagctcctgcagtgcaaGAGGACTCCAGG acattttcCTGGGCATCAGTAACCAGCAAGAACCTTCCTCCCAGTGGGGCTGTCCCAGTATCAGGAATACCACCTCATGTTGTGAAAGTACCAGTCTCACAG CCCCGCCCTGAGGCAAAGCCTGAATCCCAGACCCCGCCTCAGAGACCTCAGAGGGATCAGCGAGTGAGGGAGCAGCGAACGAGCATCCCACCTCAGCGGGGTCCTAGGCCAA TTCGTGAGGGTGAACAAGGCGATGTGGAAACCAGGCGGATTGTGAGATACCCAGACAGTCATCAGCTGTTTGTTGGGAACCTTCCCCATGATGTGGATAAATCTGAACTTAAAGACTTTTTCCAAA GCTATGGCAATGTTGTTGAACTCCGCATCAACAGTGGTGGAAAGCTCCCTAATTTTGGGTTTGTGGTGTTTGATGATCCTGAACCTGTTCAGAAGATCCTTAGCAACAGG CCCATCATGTTCAGGGGAGAGGTGCGCCTGAACgtggaggagaagaaaacacGAGCTGCCAGGGAGGGTGACCGCAGAGATAACAGACCCCGTGGACCTGGAGGCACTCGTGGGGGGCTGGGAGGTGGGATTCGAGGGCCTCCTCGTGGAGGAATGTCCCAGAAGCCAGGATTTGGAGCTGGAAGGGGGATCGGGCAACGCCAGTGA
- the G3BP1 gene encoding ras GTPase-activating protein-binding protein 1 isoform X1 gives MVMEKPSPLLVGREFVRQYYTLLNQAPDYLHRFYGKNSSYVHGGLDSNGKPADAVYGQSDIHKKVLSLNFKDCHTKIRHVDAHATLNDGVVVQVMGELSNNMQPVRRFMQTFVLAPEGSVANKFYVHNDIFRYQDEVFGDSDTEPPEESEEEGEEPEERQQTPEAVPDDSGAYYEQAVSNDIEEHLEETAAEAEPEPEAEPEQEPEPEVQEEKSEPVLEESAPEETVEKSPSPAPADPAPAVQEDSRTFSWASVTSKNLPPSGAVPVSGIPPHVVKVPVSQPRPEAKPESQTPPQRPQRDQRVREQRTSIPPQRGPRPIREGEQGDVETRRIVRYPDSHQLFVGNLPHDVDKSELKDFFQKLGFSLAGYGNVVELRINSGGKLPNFGFVVFDDPEPVQKILSNRPIMFRGEVRLNVEEKKTRAAREGDRRDNRPRGPGGTRGGLGGGIRGPPRGGMSQKPGFGAGRGIGQRQ, from the exons ATGGTGATGGAGAAGCCAAGTCCCCTGCTGGTCGGGCGGGAGTTCGTGAGGCAGTACTATACCCTGCTGAACCAAGCACCTGACTATTTGCACAG GTTTTATGGAAAGAACTCTTCCTATGTCCACGGTGGCTTGGATTCCAATGGAAAACCAGCTGATGCAGTCTATGGGCAATCT GATATCCACAAGAAGGTGCTGTCACTAAACTTCAAGGATTGCCACACAAAGATCCGTCACGTGGACGCCCACGCCACCCTCAACGACGGCGTGGTGGTGCAGGTGATGGGGGAGCTCTCCAATAACATGCAGCCCGTGCGCAGGTTCATGCAGACCTTCGTGCTTGCTCCTGAG GGCTCTGTTGCAAACAAGTTCTATGTCCACAACGATATCTTCCGCTACCAGGACGAGGTTTTTGGGGACTCTGATACTGAGCCTCCAGAGG AAtcagaggaggaaggggaggaacCTGAGGAAAGACAGCAGACACCTGAGGCTGTTCCTGATGATAGTGGTGCTTATTATGAGCAGGCTGTCAg CAATGACATTGAGGAACATCTGGAAGAgacagctgcagaggcagagcctgagccagAGGCAGAGCCTGAACAGGAACCTGAACCAGAGGTGCAGGAAGAAAAGTCTGAGCCAGTATTAGAGGAATCTGCTCCAGAAGAGACTGTGGAAAAgagtccttctccagctcctgctgatccagctcctgcagtgcaaGAGGACTCCAGG acattttcCTGGGCATCAGTAACCAGCAAGAACCTTCCTCCCAGTGGGGCTGTCCCAGTATCAGGAATACCACCTCATGTTGTGAAAGTACCAGTCTCACAG CCCCGCCCTGAGGCAAAGCCTGAATCCCAGACCCCGCCTCAGAGACCTCAGAGGGATCAGCGAGTGAGGGAGCAGCGAACGAGCATCCCACCTCAGCGGGGTCCTAGGCCAA TTCGTGAGGGTGAACAAGGCGATGTGGAAACCAGGCGGATTGTGAGATACCCAGACAGTCATCAGCTGTTTGTTGGGAACCTTCCCCATGATGTGGATAAATCTGAACTTAAAGACTTTTTCCAAA AACTTGGCTTTTCTCTTGCAGGCTATGGCAATGTTGTTGAACTCCGCATCAACAGTGGTGGAAAGCTCCCTAATTTTGGGTTTGTGGTGTTTGATGATCCTGAACCTGTTCAGAAGATCCTTAGCAACAGG CCCATCATGTTCAGGGGAGAGGTGCGCCTGAACgtggaggagaagaaaacacGAGCTGCCAGGGAGGGTGACCGCAGAGATAACAGACCCCGTGGACCTGGAGGCACTCGTGGGGGGCTGGGAGGTGGGATTCGAGGGCCTCCTCGTGGAGGAATGTCCCAGAAGCCAGGATTTGGAGCTGGAAGGGGGATCGGGCAACGCCAGTGA